Proteins encoded in a region of the Lepisosteus oculatus isolate fLepOcu1 chromosome 23, fLepOcu1.hap2, whole genome shotgun sequence genome:
- the casp2 gene encoding caspase-2 isoform X2 encodes MKSPCGMLPYHREALRRCSVALCKDLVIDELVQHLLSDSILTESMAESIMADKTSFQRNRALLSLLPKRGPQAFESFCTALRETEQQHLESMLRDRAERQRGACGDFPLPLPTQEDTMKAKRARTQETMEYCLDADGPTHMGVLACAEDFYFKHCQQSYKMTSRPRGLALVISNVDFQPVTPDLEPRAGGEVDEETLSRLFTELGFRVTLHRNQTAQEVRASLEQFSQSSELRAVDSSVVCLLSHGVEGAVYGTDGQLVELDWVLELFDNAHCPQLQNKPKMFFIQACRGEDTDSGVDQSDGPERTSSPGCEQGDAAKEVVKVKLPQRSDMICGFASLKGTAAMRNTRRGSWFIQELSSVFRQRARDKHLADLLVEVNARIKQREGFAPGTPFHRCKEMSEFTSSLCKDLYLFPGYHPKQ; translated from the exons ATGAAGAGTCCGTGTGGGATGCTGCCGTACCACCGGGAGGCGCTGCGACGGTGTTCAGTGGCTTTGTGCAAAGACCTGGTCATCGACGAGCTGGTTCAGCACTTGCTGTCAGACAGCATCCTCACCGAAAGCATGGCGGAGAGCATCATG GCCGACAAAACGTCGTTCCAGAGGAACAGGGCTCTGCTGTCCCTGCTGCCGAAGCGCGGGCCGCAAGCCTTCGAGAGCTTCTGCACCGCGCTGAGAGAGACGGAGCAGCAGCACCTGGAGAGCATGCTGAGAGACCGCGCCGAGAGGCAGAGGGGCGCT TGTGGGGACTTCCCTCTGCCCCTGCCCACACAGGAGGACACCATGAAGGCCAAGAGAGCCAGGACACAAG AGACGATGGAGTACTGCCTGGACGCAGACGGGCCCACTCACATGGGGGTCTTGGCCTGCGCTGAGGACTTCTACTTCAAGCACTGCCAGCAG TCATACAAGATGACCTCTCGTCCCAGAGGGCTGGCGCTGGTCATCAGCAACGTGGACTTCCAGCCCGTGACCCCTGACCTGGAGCCGCGGGCGGGCGGGGAGGTGGACGAGGAGACGCTGTCTCGGCTGTTCACCGAGCTGGGCTTCAGGGTGACCCTCCACCGGAACCAGACTGCGCAG GAGGTAAGGGCCAGTCTGGAGCAGTTCTCTCAGAGCTCGGAGCTGCGGGCGGTGGACTCCAGCGTGGTCTGTCTCCTCTCTCACGGCGTGGAGGGGGCAGTCTATGGCACTGACGGGCAGCTGGTGGAG CTGGACTGGGTGTTGGAGTTGTTTGACAACGCTCACTGCCCCCAGCTCCAAAACAAGCCCAAAATGTTCTTCATACAGGCCTGCCGGGGAG aGGACACCGACAGCGGCGTCGACCAGTCCGACGGGCCGGAGCGCACCTCCTCCCCGGGCTGCGAGCAGGGAGACGCTGCCAAGGAGGTGGTGAAGGTCAAACTGCCCCAGAGGTCGGACATGATCTGCGGGTTCGCCTCCCTGAAAG GCACCGCAGCCATGAGGAACACCAGGAGAGGCTCCTGGTTCATCCAGGAGCTGAGCAGCGTCTTCAGACAGAGGGCCAGAGACAAGCACCTGGCCGACCTGCTGGTGGAG GTGAACGCTCGCATCAAGCAGAGAGAAGGCTTCGCCCCAGGGACGCCATTCCACCGCTGTAAGGAGATGTCGGAGTTCACCAGTTCGCTCTGTAAAGACCTCTACCTGTTCCCAGGGTACCACCCCAAACAGTGA
- the casp2 gene encoding caspase-2 isoform X1 — MKSPCGMLPYHREALRRCSVALCKDLVIDELVQHLLSDSILTESMAESIMADKTSFQRNRALLSLLPKRGPQAFESFCTALRETEQQHLESMLRDRAERQRGAKCGDFPLPLPTQEDTMKAKRARTQETMEYCLDADGPTHMGVLACAEDFYFKHCQQSYKMTSRPRGLALVISNVDFQPVTPDLEPRAGGEVDEETLSRLFTELGFRVTLHRNQTAQEVRASLEQFSQSSELRAVDSSVVCLLSHGVEGAVYGTDGQLVELDWVLELFDNAHCPQLQNKPKMFFIQACRGEDTDSGVDQSDGPERTSSPGCEQGDAAKEVVKVKLPQRSDMICGFASLKGTAAMRNTRRGSWFIQELSSVFRQRARDKHLADLLVEVNARIKQREGFAPGTPFHRCKEMSEFTSSLCKDLYLFPGYHPKQ; from the exons ATGAAGAGTCCGTGTGGGATGCTGCCGTACCACCGGGAGGCGCTGCGACGGTGTTCAGTGGCTTTGTGCAAAGACCTGGTCATCGACGAGCTGGTTCAGCACTTGCTGTCAGACAGCATCCTCACCGAAAGCATGGCGGAGAGCATCATG GCCGACAAAACGTCGTTCCAGAGGAACAGGGCTCTGCTGTCCCTGCTGCCGAAGCGCGGGCCGCAAGCCTTCGAGAGCTTCTGCACCGCGCTGAGAGAGACGGAGCAGCAGCACCTGGAGAGCATGCTGAGAGACCGCGCCGAGAGGCAGAGGGGCGCT AAGTGTGGGGACTTCCCTCTGCCCCTGCCCACACAGGAGGACACCATGAAGGCCAAGAGAGCCAGGACACAAG AGACGATGGAGTACTGCCTGGACGCAGACGGGCCCACTCACATGGGGGTCTTGGCCTGCGCTGAGGACTTCTACTTCAAGCACTGCCAGCAG TCATACAAGATGACCTCTCGTCCCAGAGGGCTGGCGCTGGTCATCAGCAACGTGGACTTCCAGCCCGTGACCCCTGACCTGGAGCCGCGGGCGGGCGGGGAGGTGGACGAGGAGACGCTGTCTCGGCTGTTCACCGAGCTGGGCTTCAGGGTGACCCTCCACCGGAACCAGACTGCGCAG GAGGTAAGGGCCAGTCTGGAGCAGTTCTCTCAGAGCTCGGAGCTGCGGGCGGTGGACTCCAGCGTGGTCTGTCTCCTCTCTCACGGCGTGGAGGGGGCAGTCTATGGCACTGACGGGCAGCTGGTGGAG CTGGACTGGGTGTTGGAGTTGTTTGACAACGCTCACTGCCCCCAGCTCCAAAACAAGCCCAAAATGTTCTTCATACAGGCCTGCCGGGGAG aGGACACCGACAGCGGCGTCGACCAGTCCGACGGGCCGGAGCGCACCTCCTCCCCGGGCTGCGAGCAGGGAGACGCTGCCAAGGAGGTGGTGAAGGTCAAACTGCCCCAGAGGTCGGACATGATCTGCGGGTTCGCCTCCCTGAAAG GCACCGCAGCCATGAGGAACACCAGGAGAGGCTCCTGGTTCATCCAGGAGCTGAGCAGCGTCTTCAGACAGAGGGCCAGAGACAAGCACCTGGCCGACCTGCTGGTGGAG GTGAACGCTCGCATCAAGCAGAGAGAAGGCTTCGCCCCAGGGACGCCATTCCACCGCTGTAAGGAGATGTCGGAGTTCACCAGTTCGCTCTGTAAAGACCTCTACCTGTTCCCAGGGTACCACCCCAAACAGTGA